GCTTTCACCATGGCTGCCTCTTCAAATACATCCCGGTCCAGTCGTTTGATTGCCCAGCGAGGGCCATTTTCTCGCCAGGGTCGCCCCAGGCCGCTCGGGTTGGCCGGAAGAGTGGAGATCTCGAACCGGATGTATCGGTGATCCGACAGCGTCTCCACATCCTCCAGCACCTCCCAGTCTCGAACACAGCGCGCCAGGGTAGCGTTGGCGAATGTGACATCCACAATGGAGCCGCCCTGTTGCCGCACGCACGTGTTGGATGACCCTCGGTTTAGGACAATCAGCCCAGTCGAAGTAGCCCACTCCTCCAGTTCAGCCCCAAAGACGTCTGTCGCCGGCGATCCCCAGGATTTGGACTTGGCGTTAAGGTCGCCAGCCACAAGCAGCTTGCCAGGGCGATTTCTGCCGATCACCGATCCGACCTCTACCAGAAACTGTTCGAATTCGGCCAGGGATCGGTTCGGTGAGAAATACGCCCCCACCACCATTGTGTCGCCAATCCATGCCGCGACATAACCGTGGCCCTTTTCCACTCTATGAAGAGGCAGAGGACCGGCGGATGAGTTGGTGACAATGGCCGCCAGCCTATCCAGGTCACCGGCCCAGTTGTCCCTGGGTGGGACGGAATAGGGCTCGGCAATGATCCCAACCCCAATCTGCCATTCCGCCAGGCTTTGGGCCAGCAAGTCCTGGGCTTTGGCGGACCTGTTGAGATTCGCCTGAAGTATCCTTGTGGCCATCTTAGTCCTCAGTCAATGTTGGCTCCTCCTGTACCGCGTCCACGATGGCAGTGGGTGGGTGGGTCGGCTGCGAGGGGGCTCGGGAGCCATCACTAGCCGTGGCCTTCCGCCTTTTAGGTGGGGCGGAGCAGCTTTTGCTCCCTACCACGTGACCAGCGTCTTTGTTGGCAGCCGCACAGATGGTGCAGTGAGGCGTCGCTGAGCACTCCTTCGCCTTATGTCCTGTCTGACCACATCTGAAACATTGATCAGACCTATCTACGGCGGAAGGGCATTTCGCCTTCACATGGCCTGCTTCCAAGCACCTGTAGCACCTTTGAGGGCGAGCATCAAGTACTTTGACCTGCGCTGATACCCAGCCCACCAGCAGTCTACCCGCTACAGCTACTTTTTTGGCGGCTGCCACTGGGCAGCGAACCCAAACCGTGCCTAAGCTCCAGGGGTCCGCCTTAATTTCGCCCACTTTGACGTCCCGGTCTGGACAACCTCCGGCTTGAGCTATAGCTGCGGCGATGTCTTCGGCTGCCACCGAGTCATCTAGCCCAGATATCCGAAGTTCGGTGCATTTTGTGGGCCTCGTCACCCGAACCTCCTCCGGGCTAAATAGAAGGCTAAGCTTTTCAGCCAATCTGTCTGCCTTGGGTCCGCTCTCTGCACCCGGCACCTCAAGCATCAGTGCACCGGTGGCCGCCACCTTGAACCGGACTGACTGAATCTCCAGCTCAGCAAGGTTCACCTTTTCTTTTGCCTCTGCGATCAGGCTCTTATAGGTCATACCCTTCTCCTCAGCCTTAGGCTGCAAGGATATGACAACGGCTGTGGAGCGAGGTGGCCGTAGCTTGCGCTTGCGCGCTGCTTGACCCTTCGGTCGCGCTGGCACTGGACCTTGCGGCTCACTTTTTTTGGTCGCGGCTGGTTTAGTCTTCCGTGGAGCTTTGGGAGCGTCAGCTGCTTGGCCCCCGGCCGTCTTTTTGGCCTTTCTCCCTATCGCCTTCTTCCAACCATCCTGCAGAGGAGGAGTGGGCGCAGTAGGTGCAGTAGAAGCCTGCGGTATTTTTCTAGCTGCCTCCTTGGCAGCCAGGCTAACTTTTTTGcgcttgttttttgtttttgcgcTCTGTGCTCCTTCACGGTGGGCGGCCTGAGACTCAGTTCCCAGTGTCGTCTTCGTTGCCGTCGCTGGACCTAGTGGAACAGGGGTGGAAATCAAATCTTGGCCACTTGTTCCCGTAGGTGTCGTCTGTTCGACCCACCGGTCAGAGGCCAGTGATGGTCGCATCCTTGGCTCGGGAAGAAGGCGACTTTCGATGCCTGCCAGTCGAGCGTTGAGCATTTCCCCAAATTGAGCCTGGCTCGTACGCAGCGCTTCTGTCACGATCTGTTTAATTTCCGTGTCAGTGGCCACGGCTGGCTGGCTGCGTATTTCTTGCACCTGCCTACGCAGCTCCGCCAGCTGGCAGGTAAGCTGTGCGTTTGCCGCCTCCAAGCGCGCAACCTCTTCCGTCGCAGTGCGTGCTCTCAGCACTTCGAAGGCGTCACTGATGGTCGCTACAGATTGATTCAGGAGCTTCTGGTGCGTGCCCTTCAGGTGACCTGACGTAGCGATCACGTGTTTTACTGCACTCAGAGCATCCTTAACCTTGGATTCGGTCGCCACCATTGTTTGTGCATCCTGGCCGTGGCCAGGTAGTTGCCCACTTTCACGGCGGTCAGCTCTCTCCTTCGCCGCCTCTTCGGATGACGCAAGGAAGGACATCAGCGCCTTCTCCGACTCGAGCTGCTTGGCTTGCGCTTTTTCAGCCCGGAGCTCAGCCTTGAGGAATTTCCTAGCCCCAAGTCGCGTGGGTGTGCTAGACCCGTTTTGGGACTCGCGGTCGCTCTCGGAGCTTGGGGTCCTCTCGCCAGCCGCTCGTTTTTTCCCCCTTTTGCGCCAATACTTACCGGCGGGGTGGCCTCCTTTAGATGTCCCCGTTTCTACGCTAGCCACAGAAGAGTCGGACTCCAGTAAACGAAGGGGTCCGACTGTTGTGCTCGCGTGGGGACTCGGATTCACTTTGTCGATGCGCTCCAGTGAAACCCGACACTCTCGCACTGTTATCGCAACAGACTTCTCTGTGTGCACCTTCGGGGCGCTCGTCTCCGCCGGGACCTCGGAGTCACCGATGTCGGCGTCCGATTCTCGGGGGGAGAAGAATTCTCCCCCACTGGGCAGGTCACGGCTGTCCACCCTTGTGGGGGAGAAGAACTCCTCCCTCCCAGGTGAGAGGATGGCCTCCGCGGCACGAGCTCTCCTCCCACAGAACACCCTCGTGGGGATTGGTGTGGGAGTCCGCACGTATTCTAGCGGTCCCACGGGTGCCAGCTCCTCTCCGTCCTCGCCATCGGGGACGGCATGGCTTATAAAACGCCCTCGGTTGTCCCGGACAGGGCGGAATTCCACCGGTGGGGGGTTTGGAGATGTTGTCGCATCATCCTCGTCCCCTCCTCCGCGCAATCTTAAAACCAATCCGTATGCATCGATGTCCAGTAAACATTTGCCATGGTCGTTTGAGTCCGTCCTAGAGTGGTGTGCCCCCCCAGAATACGGTGGGCGGCATGTCACCACAGCGCGGGCACTTGCCCGTTCTGTGGTGACACAGAGGATTGGAACCTCCTGGGGTAGTTTATTCCATTTCTGGCCACTCATTTTGTTTGCTATTTTTAAAGGGGTATGCTCCCCTTCTGACGTTTGGGACTGGGCTCCCCCCAGCCATGCATCCCATCGGCACGCCAGCCACACCTTAGGATTGGGGTTTTTTTATAGTGGTTAACTCCACGTGACCCTCCTCTCAGTGAGAAAGGTCCTCGGTCCGCTCAGTGCGGGTTACGAGTTGCCCGACGGTGGCCGTAGCCACAACATCGCGCCAGGTGGACTAAGCCACATATGGCAGCTCTTGGTTATGAGCGCCAACTCCGTCCCACTGGGACCTGACGTCTCGCACTGTGCCCTCTGCTAGTTTCAGAGGGACACGCGGAGCCGCCCCCCGTGTGCTGCTCTTAGTCTGGCCCCTCTCCTCAGGCCTGTCCGGCTTGGGAGGCCCTATCCGGCATAGCCCTGAGGGTCGTTGGAGCACGCAAGCCCCTTCACCACGGCAAGGTGACAGCAATCGAAGgggaacctaacctaacctaacctaacctaacctaacctaacctaacctaacctaacctaacctaacctaacctaacctaacctaacctaacctaacctaacctaacctaacctaacctaaccaagctTTCGCAAATACCCTTAATATACCCGCATTTACCCCATTTTTGGAACATATGATCTAGCAATTTTTCCCCTTCTTTTGCACCTATCCCGACCTCCGGGACTCTTCTGGTTCCGGAGATATTCCCATTTTCCCCTTTTTCAGACAATCTTCAAAAATCTTCTATCTTTAGAAATTCATATCTTCTCTCCCAACTGTCCGATCTTCTTCTTTTTGGTGTCTATCGTTTCCTTTTAATTGTTTCTTTAtagtttttaatagtttttgcACATTTGGACATCTTTTTcttggaaaattttcaaaaatcactTTTTGCCACTTAGAAATTTCGTCTTAAAAATTTATAGTTTGAAACTGGTCTTATCTAAATTTCTTTTGACAACTGTCTCTTATAGTGCTTCTTCACCGCTAATTCTCCATATATCTGGTTCATCTTACGATTGACCCGTTGACCCGGAATTgcacattttagttttaaatttctaACATTTTTGCTTTTTCTGATTATAAAACACTATTTAAGGTTGATTTAGTCTTTAAattgtttatattgtattgttaaTTTAATCTTCTGATCCTCGCTCAAAAATATTTGTCTTAAGTTAAATATAGTAATTTGATCTCATAATGAGTGCcgaaaacttaaatttaatCGACCTCGATTCTGTGCGACTCGAGAATCTATATTCCACACCGCAGGGCACATCTGCCCAGCGAGACCATGCAGTGGAAGCGTTGCCGGCGCGCAACGCTAACAATCACCCCATTATGGATCTCCTCGAAGAGTACAGCGGCGACCTGGAACACGAGATGAAACAGATCTTTGAAAACATTGAAACGTCCAAAACTCACAAAAGCGTTACCGTGGAAAACAAACGATGCATAAAGGTCGCCGCTCAGAATGCCATGGCCATCTTCAAGGTTTACACCAAGGAAATCCATGGCATTCTGAGAAAAGAGGCGCTTCCACCCAACAATATCACGTCCATGGGCGTACAGACTGACCCTGACGACGGTTTACAGGACCGGGCACGGGATGTCGTTGAGACGGTCCAGAGCCAACTTGACCAGATTCGCGAGGAGCAGAGGGCTCTCGGCGAACTGGTCAGGAACTCCCTTGACGGTGCAGTGACGGGCTGTACCGCTGAGATAAGACGCCCAACTTACAGCGAACAACTCAAAAAGACTGCTGCTCCCAAACCAAAATCTCATCCCGCGCTTGTCGCG
The nucleotide sequence above comes from Cydia pomonella isolate Wapato2018A chromosome 2, ilCydPomo1, whole genome shotgun sequence. Encoded proteins:
- the LOC133515612 gene encoding uncharacterized protein LOC133515612, with amino-acid sequence MATRILQANLNRSAKAQDLLAQSLAEWQIGVGIIAEPYSVPPRDNWAGDLDRLAAIVTNSSAGPLPLHRVEKGHGYVAAWIGDTMVVGAYFSPNRSLAEFEQFLVEVGSVIGRNRPGKLLVAGDLNAKSKSWGSPATDVFGAELEEWATSTGLIVLNRGSSNTCVRQQGGSIVDVTFANATLARCVRDWEVLEDVETLSDHRYIRFEISTLPANPSGLGRPWRENGPRWAIKRLDRDVFEEAAM